One segment of Paenibacillus rhizovicinus DNA contains the following:
- a CDS encoding response regulator transcription factor produces the protein MEDEPNFARFLELELVREGFDILVEHDGKEGFRLASERNWDMILLDLMLPGLSGIEICRRLRSQKNRTPIIMLTARNNVMDRVTGLDSGADDYLPKPFEIEELLARMRALFRRTDSDEEQRSSGVIEFLDLRVELQSRTVLRGEEDIPLTKREYDLLLVLLQNANHYVIERFYRVDSARGRKRGGAGLGLAIAKRITEAYGGKLRLTSEVGQGTVATVTFQRA, from the coding sequence ATTGAAGATGAACCAAACTTCGCTCGTTTCCTGGAATTGGAACTTGTGCGCGAAGGCTTCGATATCCTGGTGGAGCATGATGGCAAAGAAGGGTTTCGATTGGCGAGCGAACGAAACTGGGATATGATTCTGCTTGATTTAATGCTTCCGGGCTTAAGCGGAATTGAGATTTGCAGACGACTTCGCAGCCAGAAGAATAGAACGCCGATCATTATGCTGACGGCTCGAAATAACGTGATGGATCGCGTAACGGGACTGGACAGCGGCGCCGATGATTATCTCCCGAAGCCATTCGAGATTGAAGAGCTTCTGGCTCGCATGAGGGCGTTGTTTCGTCGAACGGACAGCGATGAAGAGCAGCGATCAAGCGGAGTAATCGAATTCCTTGACCTTCGCGTGGAATTGCAATCTCGCACGGTACTTCGGGGCGAAGAGGACATACCGTTAACGAAACGCGAATACGATCTCTTGCTCGTTCTTCTCCAAAATGCGAATCATTATGTTATCGAGCGCTTTTATCGCGTTGATTCCGCCAGGGGCAGAAAGCGCGGGGGAGCCGGTCTAGGATTGGCGATTGCCAAACGTATTACTGAAGCCTACGGAGGAAAGCTTCGATTAACAAGCGAAGTCGGTCAAGGCACGGTCGCGACAGTAACGTTCCAAAGAGCTTAA
- a CDS encoding glycosyltransferase family 2 protein translates to MYRPKLAIVVPCFNEQEVLHETARQLKRVLVNVIQEGLVCDSSKIIFVDDGSRDDTWKQIEAERAASSYITGIKLSRNFGHQGALLAGVFTSVKWSDCVITIDADLQDDVEAIRELVLRHLEGAQIVYGVRRSRTTDSVFKRTTAQAYYKLMRKAGIDLIYNHADFRLMSTRAVRELEGFEERNMFLRGIVPMLGFKSDVVYYDRKERFAGATKYPLKKMMAFAFNGMTSFSVVPIRFVSIVGFLSFLLSCLAGAYALIEKLLGHTESGWTSIIISVWIIGGLMMMSVGLIGEYIGKIYWETKRRPAYIIESDLLQDGYDS, encoded by the coding sequence GTGTATCGACCGAAGTTGGCTATTGTAGTTCCATGTTTCAACGAGCAAGAAGTTTTGCATGAAACTGCGCGGCAATTGAAACGTGTGCTGGTTAACGTCATTCAAGAGGGTCTCGTCTGCGACAGCAGCAAGATTATCTTCGTCGACGACGGCAGCCGTGACGACACTTGGAAGCAGATCGAAGCGGAGCGCGCAGCCAGCTCGTACATAACCGGCATAAAGTTATCCCGTAACTTCGGTCATCAAGGGGCGCTGCTGGCGGGGGTCTTCACGTCGGTCAAATGGAGTGATTGCGTCATTACGATCGATGCGGATTTGCAGGATGATGTCGAGGCGATTCGCGAGCTCGTCCTGCGTCATCTCGAGGGGGCGCAAATCGTTTACGGCGTACGGAGGAGCAGGACGACGGATTCCGTGTTCAAACGAACGACCGCGCAAGCGTACTACAAACTCATGCGCAAGGCGGGTATCGACTTGATCTACAACCACGCCGACTTCCGGTTAATGAGCACGCGCGCGGTGAGAGAGTTGGAAGGCTTCGAGGAGCGAAATATGTTTCTTCGCGGCATTGTACCCATGCTAGGATTCAAGAGTGACGTCGTCTATTACGACCGGAAGGAGAGATTCGCGGGGGCAACCAAGTATCCGCTGAAGAAAATGATGGCTTTCGCATTCAATGGCATGACCTCGTTTAGCGTAGTTCCCATTCGATTCGTATCCATTGTCGGTTTTCTGTCTTTCTTGCTTAGCTGTCTGGCCGGCGCTTATGCGTTGATTGAGAAATTGCTCGGCCATACAGAGTCCGGCTGGACGTCCATCATCATTTCGGTGTGGATTATCGGAGGACTGATGATGATGAGCGTTGGCTTGATCGGCGAGTATATCGGCAAGATTTATTGGGAGACGAAGCGTCGTCCGGCGTACATTATCGAGTCCGATTTGCTGCAGGACGGTTATGACAGTTAG
- a CDS encoding ABC transporter ATP-binding protein, with product MSENYLVEAKRLKKYFPIKEGLFGRTAGHVKAVDDVSFGVRPGETFGLVGESGCGKSTLGRVMLHLQKATAGEVRFEGRDIQQAGTQELRALREEMQIIFQDPMGSLNPRFLVRDLIGEPLRLHRRMSKPDIDDRVVELMNLVGLDASRRNRYPHEFSGGQRQRIGIARAIALNPKFIVADESVSALDVSVQSQVLNLMMKLQRELGLTYLFIAHGLNVVRHVSNRVGVMYLGKLVEVAPADELFARPGHPYTQALMSAIPQPSPGQKRDRIMLQGEVPSPVNPPSGCRFHPRCLYAQDRCRTEEPLPRPFGLDREVACHYPLGT from the coding sequence ATGAGCGAGAACTACTTGGTAGAAGCGAAGCGCTTGAAGAAATATTTTCCGATCAAGGAGGGGCTGTTCGGACGGACCGCCGGGCATGTGAAAGCCGTCGATGACGTTAGCTTCGGCGTCCGTCCCGGCGAGACGTTCGGCCTCGTCGGCGAGTCGGGCTGCGGCAAGTCGACGCTCGGCCGGGTCATGCTGCACTTGCAGAAGGCAACGGCCGGAGAAGTAAGGTTCGAAGGCAGGGACATCCAGCAGGCCGGGACGCAGGAACTGCGCGCGCTGCGCGAAGAGATGCAAATTATTTTCCAGGATCCCATGGGGTCGCTCAATCCCCGGTTTCTGGTTCGGGATTTGATCGGAGAGCCGCTGCGGCTTCACCGCCGCATGTCGAAGCCGGATATCGACGACCGCGTCGTGGAGCTGATGAATCTGGTCGGCCTCGACGCGAGCCGGCGCAACCGGTACCCGCACGAATTCTCCGGCGGTCAGCGGCAGCGGATCGGAATTGCCCGGGCGATCGCGTTGAATCCGAAGTTCATCGTGGCGGACGAATCGGTGTCGGCGCTCGACGTATCCGTACAATCGCAAGTGTTGAATCTGATGATGAAGCTGCAGCGGGAGCTCGGATTGACGTACTTGTTCATCGCGCACGGACTGAACGTCGTTCGGCATGTCTCGAATCGCGTGGGCGTGATGTATCTGGGCAAGCTCGTAGAGGTCGCGCCGGCGGATGAACTGTTCGCCCGTCCGGGACATCCGTATACGCAGGCGCTGATGTCGGCCATTCCGCAGCCTTCGCCCGGGCAGAAGCGGGACCGCATCATGCTCCAGGGCGAGGTGCCTTCCCCGGTCAATCCGCCTTCAGGCTGCCGGTTCCATCCGCGCTGTCTCTATGCGCAGGATCGCTGCCGGACAGAGGAACCGCTTCCTCGGCCGTTCGGCTTGGACAGAGAAGTGGCCTGCCATTATCCGCTGGGCACTTGA
- a CDS encoding divergent PAP2 family protein, which produces MSISPYLPLIAALTAIVVAQLIKVPIYLFANFRFDLKLAVSTGGMPSSHSAAVTALIAGIGIKEGLSSSFFAIAALFGIITMYDAAGIRRHAGMHASLINRMSRRMELFQQQEQEQPWLKEMLGHRPIEVLAGALLGIVICLLLQLVMS; this is translated from the coding sequence ATGAGCATTTCACCCTATCTGCCGCTTATTGCGGCGCTTACAGCGATTGTAGTGGCACAGCTTATCAAAGTACCTATTTATCTCTTCGCTAATTTTAGATTCGATTTGAAGCTTGCCGTAAGCACAGGAGGCATGCCAAGTTCGCATTCCGCGGCCGTAACGGCATTAATAGCCGGAATCGGCATCAAAGAGGGGCTTTCATCCAGCTTCTTCGCCATTGCTGCCTTATTCGGCATCATTACGATGTATGATGCTGCCGGCATCCGGAGACATGCGGGCATGCATGCGTCGTTGATAAACAGGATGTCCAGAAGAATGGAACTATTTCAGCAGCAAGAACAAGAACAACCGTGGTTGAAGGAGATGCTGGGACATCGGCCGATTGAAGTGCTCGCAGGCGCGTTGCTAGGCATCGTTATTTGTTTATTGCTGCAGCTTGTCATGTCATAA
- a CDS encoding alkaline phosphatase family protein, with protein sequence MNRSTGTLACMVSLSIALLTMTGCGFGGGQHKLDPLPEASAAPLSSRSQPQSSAASEQSVSIPKADVEADHIVIVVEENHSYKQIVGSSNAPYMNALIKQGALFTNAYALMHPSQPNYIALFSGSTQGVKDDGCHKAVQAKNLGSELLKAGLTFAGYSEDLPRTGFTGCSAGGYGRKHNPWVQFSNIPAQLNKPFSAFPHDYAKLPTVSFVIPNHQDDMHDGTVREADDWLKQSIGSYAAWAKSHRSLLIVTWDEDDFSKRNQIPVIMVGSMVRPGKYAVRINHYSVLRMIEDIYGLPLLGGSRNATPIDGIWK encoded by the coding sequence ATGAATAGATCAACAGGCACGCTTGCTTGCATGGTAAGTTTATCAATTGCTTTATTGACGATGACCGGCTGTGGTTTCGGAGGAGGACAGCATAAGCTGGATCCATTGCCCGAAGCATCGGCGGCTCCGCTATCGTCTCGGTCCCAACCGCAGTCATCGGCCGCAAGCGAGCAATCGGTCTCCATTCCGAAAGCAGACGTAGAAGCGGACCATATTGTGATCGTCGTAGAAGAGAACCATTCGTACAAACAAATCGTTGGAAGTTCGAATGCTCCCTATATGAATGCACTAATCAAGCAGGGAGCATTGTTTACGAATGCTTATGCGCTGATGCACCCCAGTCAGCCTAATTACATTGCACTCTTCTCTGGGTCGACGCAAGGGGTGAAGGATGACGGCTGCCATAAAGCCGTTCAAGCCAAGAATTTAGGATCCGAGCTGCTGAAAGCCGGATTAACCTTCGCGGGATATTCCGAAGACTTGCCCAGAACGGGGTTTACCGGCTGCTCGGCAGGAGGTTACGGGCGCAAGCATAATCCTTGGGTGCAATTCAGCAATATTCCTGCGCAATTGAACAAGCCGTTTTCCGCTTTCCCTCATGACTACGCCAAATTGCCGACCGTATCGTTCGTTATCCCCAACCATCAAGACGACATGCATGACGGGACGGTCCGGGAAGCGGATGACTGGTTGAAGCAAAGCATCGGTTCCTATGCCGCTTGGGCTAAATCGCATCGGAGTTTGCTGATCGTTACGTGGGACGAGGACGATTTTTCGAAGCGGAATCAAATTCCGGTCATTATGGTCGGGTCCATGGTACGGCCGGGCAAATACGCGGTGCGCATTAATCATTATTCAGTGCTGAGAATGATCGAGGACATCTACGGACTGCCATTGCTAGGCGGAAGTCGAAATGCAACGCCGATCGACGGGATTTGGAAGTAA
- a CDS encoding COG4705 family protein has protein sequence MFTFALGTAVGDLYSEQLGVGYLKTGLIVLVILACVFVAWKRKLNEILAFWIAYILTRPLGASLGDYLSQTKQNGGLAFGATLTSVIFLSAIVVIIVYLALAKNDFITKGESDSAKVSSGTIKRVWTQTVSAVVLFLAVGIGGYIWCNQNLVPDVASSQTTLSGQLNDFITIENEILANIDGNNLSAAKSKANDLEHDWDQAEPKLRKIDRKTWTRIDGTIDDVLAAVRTKSPNVDKCDKVLGDSLDALSASNQS, from the coding sequence CTGTTTACCTTCGCTTTGGGTACTGCGGTTGGGGATCTCTATTCGGAGCAGCTTGGAGTCGGATATCTGAAAACAGGACTGATCGTGCTCGTAATTCTTGCTTGCGTGTTCGTGGCTTGGAAACGGAAACTGAATGAGATCCTGGCTTTCTGGATCGCCTATATCCTCACGCGTCCGCTCGGAGCCTCGCTTGGAGACTATTTGTCCCAGACGAAACAAAATGGCGGGCTGGCGTTCGGCGCTACCCTTACAAGCGTCATTTTTCTAAGCGCCATCGTAGTCATTATCGTTTATTTGGCTTTAGCCAAGAACGATTTCATTACGAAAGGCGAATCAGACTCGGCTAAAGTGTCGTCCGGCACGATAAAACGGGTATGGACGCAAACCGTGTCCGCGGTCGTTCTATTCCTAGCCGTCGGAATCGGAGGGTATATCTGGTGCAATCAGAATCTTGTGCCGGATGTCGCTTCATCGCAAACGACCTTGAGCGGGCAGCTGAACGATTTTATTACCATTGAAAATGAAATCCTTGCTAATATCGACGGAAATAATCTGAGTGCAGCCAAGTCGAAAGCCAACGATCTGGAGCATGACTGGGATCAGGCAGAACCGAAGCTCAGGAAAATCGATCGGAAAACGTGGACCCGGATTGACGGAACGATCGATGACGTGCTTGCAGCCGTTCGTACGAAGAGCCCCAATGTCGATAAGTGTGATAAGGTTCTCGGGGATTCATTGGATGCGTTAAGTGCATCCAATCAATCATAA
- a CDS encoding COG4705 family protein, giving the protein MNHLLKTVKDNAGSMLAKVPEITLYFWITKLLTTGMGEVASDYLFEKLNPVISAPLSVLIFVVAMLLQFKVRRYIPGVYWLVVVMVSIFGTTAADVVRVGLGIPYIASTIFFMVALAVVLFLWYKKEGTLSVHSIYTRRREIFYWLTVLTTFALGTAAGDMTATSMHLGYVASGLMFTGILALPAIAFYAFGLREIVAFWFAYIMTRPVGASFADWMSAAHGSGGLGWGKGPVTYVLTILIVLLVVFRGGTPARESNEVGEQLAS; this is encoded by the coding sequence GTGAACCATTTACTGAAGACCGTCAAAGATAACGCCGGAAGCATGCTTGCCAAGGTCCCGGAAATCACGCTGTACTTCTGGATAACCAAACTGTTGACGACAGGCATGGGAGAAGTCGCTTCGGATTATTTGTTCGAAAAGTTGAACCCCGTTATTTCCGCGCCGCTCAGCGTATTGATTTTTGTCGTGGCCATGCTGCTGCAATTTAAAGTGCGCCGCTATATTCCGGGGGTTTATTGGCTGGTCGTCGTCATGGTCAGCATCTTCGGGACGACGGCTGCCGATGTAGTCCGCGTAGGTCTTGGCATCCCTTACATCGCTTCGACGATATTCTTCATGGTCGCGCTCGCGGTCGTGCTCTTCCTCTGGTACAAGAAAGAAGGAACATTGTCCGTCCATAGCATATACACGCGCCGCCGCGAGATCTTCTATTGGTTGACCGTACTGACTACGTTTGCGCTGGGCACGGCGGCGGGCGATATGACGGCTACTAGCATGCACCTTGGTTATGTTGCCTCCGGACTGATGTTTACTGGGATTCTCGCCTTGCCCGCAATCGCGTTTTACGCGTTCGGACTACGAGAAATCGTGGCTTTCTGGTTTGCGTACATCATGACCCGGCCAGTCGGGGCTTCCTTCGCGGATTGGATGTCCGCGGCTCACGGCAGCGGCGGACTAGGGTGGGGAAAAGGTCCGGTTACTTACGTGCTCACGATACTGATCGTTCTGCTCGTGGTATTCCGCGGGGGAACGCCTGCGCGGGAATCGAATGAAGTCGGAGAACAATTGGCTAGTTAA
- the bacA gene encoding undecaprenyl-diphosphate phosphatase translates to MSNIVTSIIQGIVEGLTEFLPVSSTGHLILTGKLLGFTGDKADTFEIIIQLGAILAVAVIYWRRIWSLLGFHQVRSTNNNEYESAHAGPKLNLLHVILACLPAMVLGLVLHSFIKSYLFSPYTVLAGLVLGGIFMLIGQKKQAIVEADGIDQLSYKQAMLVGLYQCLALWPGFSRSGATIAGGLLSGVSYRAATNFSFLIAIPMMFAASGYELLKSYDTLTSSDIGFFATGFVVSFVVALLAVITFLKLLERLKLAPFAYYRFILAAVFLAYLLMTA, encoded by the coding sequence ATGTCAAACATAGTCACATCAATCATTCAAGGCATCGTTGAAGGATTGACTGAATTTCTGCCCGTGTCTTCAACAGGACACTTAATATTAACCGGGAAATTGCTCGGTTTCACCGGAGACAAGGCGGATACATTCGAAATTATCATTCAACTCGGCGCTATATTGGCCGTGGCGGTCATCTACTGGCGGCGAATATGGAGTTTATTAGGGTTTCATCAAGTGCGTTCGACGAACAACAACGAATACGAATCGGCGCATGCGGGTCCTAAGCTTAATCTTCTCCATGTGATTCTTGCTTGTTTGCCTGCCATGGTGCTGGGGTTGGTCCTGCATTCGTTTATCAAGTCGTACTTGTTCTCTCCCTACACGGTCCTGGCGGGCTTGGTGCTAGGCGGCATATTCATGCTGATCGGCCAGAAGAAACAAGCAATCGTAGAGGCGGATGGTATCGACCAGCTGTCGTACAAACAAGCGATGCTGGTCGGCCTCTATCAGTGCCTTGCGCTGTGGCCGGGATTTTCAAGATCCGGTGCGACAATAGCCGGCGGGCTGTTGTCCGGCGTAAGTTACCGGGCGGCGACGAATTTCTCTTTCTTGATCGCGATCCCAATGATGTTCGCGGCAAGCGGATATGAACTATTAAAGAGTTACGACACGTTGACCTCTTCGGATATTGGATTCTTCGCGACAGGGTTCGTTGTCTCGTTTGTCGTTGCGCTTCTTGCGGTCATTACCTTCCTTAAGCTTCTTGAACGTTTGAAACTCGCGCCGTTTGCCTATTATCGCTTTATTCTGGCGGCGGTGTTTCTGGCTTATCTGCTGATGACGGCATAA
- a CDS encoding DedA family protein: MQQVLEWLSNTAVHWIDAFGLIGVFIAMTLESACIPIPSEVILLSAGAAAATGSMSYLGIVAAGVLGNVAGSIIAYYAGAFGGRKVLDRYGKYVLINSSHIDQAQRWFDLHGEGTVFFARNLPFVRTFISFPAGIAGMHFRKFVVYTFLGCIPWNMALAYIGIKLSIHSDKLEQYLHPLSYALAIAALVLLVYWILRHRRKQA, from the coding sequence ATGCAGCAGGTTTTGGAATGGTTGTCCAATACCGCCGTTCACTGGATTGATGCATTTGGATTGATTGGCGTATTCATCGCCATGACATTAGAGAGCGCTTGTATTCCAATTCCGAGCGAAGTGATCTTGTTGAGTGCCGGAGCTGCTGCGGCGACAGGTTCTATGTCGTATTTAGGCATTGTCGCAGCAGGCGTGCTTGGTAATGTAGCGGGCTCAATCATTGCCTATTATGCAGGAGCGTTCGGGGGACGAAAGGTATTGGACCGATATGGGAAATATGTGCTGATCAATTCCTCGCACATCGACCAAGCCCAAAGATGGTTTGATCTTCACGGGGAAGGAACGGTGTTCTTCGCGAGAAACCTGCCTTTCGTACGTACGTTCATCTCGTTCCCGGCGGGTATTGCCGGCATGCATTTCCGTAAATTCGTTGTGTATACGTTTCTAGGCTGCATCCCGTGGAATATGGCATTGGCTTACATCGGCATCAAATTAAGCATCCATTCGGATAAGCTTGAGCAATATCTGCATCCGTTAAGTTACGCGCTTGCGATTGCGGCGTTAGTGCTGCTAGTCTATTGGATCTTGCGACATCGAAGGAAGCAGGCGTAA
- a CDS encoding succinylglutamate desuccinylase/aspartoacylase family protein, producing MRIIQHQLAIGTRHATPYYVIRGSIPGDTLVITAGIHGNERASILAAYRLLSNLKQGSLCLRRGTLVLVPIVNRSAYRRGIRGVPDLNRTFPRTKGQKASHSLSAAMFRLAANMKARWYIDLHEANGLSKVNRRFLGQTLIACPGSSEVPAVRRVVRRVNRSIASRRKQFSIRLSTLPGSGRHAAKHVLKAKAITVETCWSLPVVTRVRDQSRVIRNLLNEAGML from the coding sequence GTGCGCATCATCCAACACCAGTTAGCAATAGGCACGAGGCACGCGACGCCGTATTACGTCATCAGAGGGAGCATTCCCGGAGATACGCTCGTCATTACCGCAGGCATTCATGGCAATGAACGAGCCAGCATCCTCGCTGCTTACAGATTGCTGAGCAATCTCAAGCAAGGATCGTTATGTCTCCGCAGAGGGACGCTCGTTCTTGTGCCGATCGTGAACCGGTCCGCATATAGGCGGGGAATCCGCGGCGTCCCCGATTTGAATCGTACGTTTCCTAGGACCAAGGGCCAGAAAGCTTCGCATTCGCTTTCGGCAGCGATGTTCCGGCTGGCCGCGAACATGAAGGCGCGCTGGTACATCGATCTGCATGAAGCGAACGGACTGTCCAAGGTGAATCGGAGGTTTCTGGGCCAAACGCTTATTGCTTGCCCTGGAAGCAGCGAGGTTCCGGCGGTAAGACGAGTAGTGCGCCGCGTCAATCGCTCCATTGCATCCAGAAGAAAGCAATTCTCGATTCGGCTGAGCACATTGCCCGGGTCAGGCCGCCATGCTGCCAAACACGTGCTCAAGGCGAAGGCGATTACGGTGGAAACCTGCTGGAGCTTGCCGGTCGTGACTCGCGTTCGCGATCAAAGCCGCGTGATTCGAAATCTATTGAACGAGGCAGGTATGCTTTGA
- a CDS encoding phosphatase PAP2 family protein gives MRTPKLTLIMEGFTNAGAGISVTIIAACLLIILAVIGYRRELYVYAGVIGASSLLNLLLKSLFHRTRPDINRIIDAAGYSFPSGHSMAAFTMYALTVYFLWKHVRYGWLRIIVVSAGSFMIIMIGLSRIYLGVHYPSDVIGGYLISAAWLAASIGGYEHFLAERWKSKK, from the coding sequence ATGCGTACTCCCAAGCTGACGTTGATCATGGAAGGTTTTACGAATGCAGGCGCGGGGATTAGCGTGACGATCATCGCTGCGTGCTTGCTGATCATCTTGGCGGTTATTGGCTATCGCAGGGAATTATATGTGTATGCCGGCGTCATCGGTGCTTCGAGCCTGCTCAATCTCTTGCTTAAATCACTGTTTCATCGGACAAGACCGGATATTAATCGGATCATCGACGCTGCAGGCTACAGCTTCCCAAGCGGTCATTCGATGGCCGCTTTCACGATGTATGCGTTGACCGTTTATTTTCTATGGAAACATGTTCGTTATGGATGGCTCCGAATAATAGTCGTTTCAGCCGGTTCGTTCATGATTATCATGATCGGTTTAAGCCGTATTTATTTGGGCGTGCATTACCCGAGCGACGTGATCGGCGGCTACCTCATTAGCGCCGCATGGCTTGCGGCATCCATCGGCGGCTACGAACATTTTCTTGCGGAACGATGGAAATCAAAGAAATAG
- a CDS encoding GtrA family protein — MTVRHALFRRPFVRFLFVGGLNTLIGLGVSYGLLHLASFSYWGATFAGNAFGAVNSYMLNRKFTFASQASVSRSFIKFVIVITICYFFAFDSGLWLARVAVPAFPHLSEAVVNDIAVVTSTVIYTLINYFGQKLVVFRETRKPHESEA; from the coding sequence ATGACAGTTAGGCATGCTTTATTCCGAAGACCGTTCGTGCGCTTCCTGTTCGTCGGTGGCCTGAACACCTTAATCGGGCTCGGGGTCTCTTATGGATTGCTCCATCTTGCAAGTTTCTCCTATTGGGGCGCTACGTTCGCGGGCAATGCGTTCGGGGCCGTCAACAGTTACATGCTGAACCGAAAGTTTACGTTCGCCAGTCAAGCATCCGTTTCTCGCTCGTTTATCAAATTTGTAATTGTGATCACGATTTGCTATTTCTTTGCATTTGACTCAGGGCTTTGGCTTGCGCGCGTCGCGGTACCGGCGTTTCCGCATCTGTCCGAAGCGGTTGTCAATGATATCGCCGTCGTCACGAGTACCGTAATCTATACGTTGATCAATTATTTCGGACAAAAGCTTGTCGTGTTCCGGGAAACGAGGAAGCCGCATGAATCCGAAGCTTAA